The nucleotide window AACCGGCCAAATGGATGGTTTGCAGGATGAACCCCCTCTTCAGTCCTACAATGAAGCCCATGACCAATATAGCCAAAACAGCAAGATCAAGCATGAATTATTCAGTCCTTTAACCTTTTAATTTCCGCTTCGAGCGATTCAACACGATCTTTCATTTTTATGTAATCATTAACAGCATTCACAGCCGTCAACACAGCTAATTTACTAGTATCAAGTGAAGGATTCGCTGAACCGATTTCCCGCATTTTATCATCTACCATTGAGGCAATGAGCCGGATATGGCTGGTGCTTTCTATGCCGACTATTGTATATTGCTGTCCATATATATCGACAGTCGACCGATTTTTTTTTGTGTCTGACAACATTTATGCCCCCATTCATAAGAATCCTATTCTATACTATATCATGAACGTAAAACGCTGGGAAGTAGTTGCCTGTCAGATTGATATGGTTTTTGGAAGAAAATGTCTAACTTTAACAAGGAGTGTAGAGCCATGGGAAATAGTGTCCTTCAAAAAAGACCGGAAGAAATCAGAAAGATGAAAGAGTATTACAGCAAGTTCCTGATCGATAAACTTCCGCCCGGCAGTGTTTTTGCCGCAAAAACACCTTCCTGTGCGATCACTGCCTATAAATCCGGGAAAGTTTTATTCCAGGGAAAGGACGGAGAAAGTGAAGCAGCAAAGTGGGGCACTGTAACAGCACCTGCAGCCAAAAAGAGTGCTGCGCCAGCACCGGGTGCCCATTTGCCGAAAAATATCGGGGAAATGGCGATCATCGGTTCCGATGAGGTGGGCACCGGCGACTATTTCGGTCCAATCACGGTTGTCGCCGCCTATGTCAGGAGACAGGATATACCTGTGCTGAAAGAGCTTGGAGTCCAGGATTCCAAGAATCTCAAGGACGATAAGATCATTGAGATTGCGAGACAGCTAGTCACCTTTTTGCCTCACAGCCTGCTGACCTTACATAATGAAAAATACAACCAGATGCAAATGAAGGGCATGTCACAAGGGAAGATGAAAGCCCTGCTGCACAATCAGGCCATCAACCATGTTCTTGATAAAATCGCCCCAGAAAAACCGGAAGCGATCCTGATTGATGAATTCGCTAAAGAACCTATTTATTTTGCACATTTGAAAGGCCAACGTCAAATCATCCGGGAAAATGTCCTGTTCAGCACAAAGGCAGAAGGAATCCATCTAGGGGTCGCAGCCGCATCGATGATTGCCCGTTATGCTTTTGTTCGACATTTTGAAAACCTTAGTAAACGCGCAGGTTTCACCATTCCAAAAGGCGCCGGCGCTGCAGTTGATAAGGCAGCGGCCAGGCTGATTCTTGAAAAAGGTGTGGATGTGCTGCCCGAGTTCGTCAAACTTCATTTTGCTAATACTGAAAAAGCGAAGAAGATTGCGCGGGTGTAAAACGAAAGCTGGAATTTTTTGCTCGGGTGTTGACCTGGTAATTGGAAAATCACTCGGGTGTTGACCTGGAAACTGGAAAAAATGAGCTGTTTTTTCCAGTACGCGGAATTATGCTGGATTTTCACGGAATTAGTATCAAGTTTCGCGGGAATCCCTAGCTGGATCGCGGAATCCCATCGCTAGCAGAGTTCAAACGCTATAATTGACTGTAATCACGTTGATTTTCTCGGTTGATTAGCTATTCACCAAGATTTCCACCTGGTCATTGGATTATATTTTCGCGATTCTCCCTCAGAATCCCATAATAAAAAGGCAGCCCGCGGGCTGCCTTTTTAACATTTATCCTCTTAATACTGCTCCAGCTTTTTCTTCAAGTGCAGCAAGGACTTTATTGTGTGCTTTTGCAATGTCTTCATCTGTCAGTGTCTTTTCTGGATCAAAGTATTTCAAGGAGAACGCAAGTGACTTCTTGCCTTGCTCCATTTTTTCACCTTCGTAAAGATCGAAAACATTTACTTCTTTTAAAAGTGATCCGCCAGCTTCGGTGATGATCTTCTCCAGGTCACCGGCTGCCGTCCCTTTGTCAACAACAAGGGCAATATCCCTTGTGATCGATGGGTAGCGCGGGATTGCTGTGTATTGAAGCGGTGCCGTTTCAGCTTCCAACAGAGCTTTAAGCGACAATTCAAAAACATATGTTTCTTTCAGGTCGAGTGATTTTTGCATGGTTGGGTGAACCTGGCCGATAAAGCCGATCACTTTATCGTTCAACAAGATTTCACCCGTACGTCCTGGGTGCAATCCATCAAGCTCAGCCTTCTGGAATCCAAGCTGGCTCTCTAGGCCAAGCTTGGCAAACAAACCTTCAACGATTCCTTTGAGAACAAAGAAATCAACAGGCTTCTTCTCGCCCTGCCATGGATGGCTTTCCCACAGGCCAGTGATCGCGGCAGCCAGGTGCTCTCGCTCTTCAGGCAGCTCGTCATTGCTGTTCTTCAGGAAGACTGCTCCTGTTTCATAAACAGCGACACTATCAATCTGGCGAGCATTATTGTATTTCAACACTTCCAGCAGCTGAGGCACGATGCTCAGGCGTAGAAGGCTTCGGTCTTCACTCATCGGCATTGCCAGTTCAACCGGTTCGCGCTGGTCCAACGCATACTGTGTTGCTTTTTCAGCGCTTGTAAGTGAATAAGTGACTGCCTGATACAAGCCTGCTCCTTCCATGAAACGGCGGACCACACGGCGTTTTTTCTGGTATTCAGAAAGATGCCCAGGTGTGGATGGACCTATAGGAAGAGTAGTCGGCAGATTGTCATAGCCATACAGACGGCCTACCTCTTCGATTAAATCTTCCTCGATGGTGATGTCGCCGCGGCGCGTCGGCACAGTCACCGTGATTGTCTCATTGTCGACGGAAGTTTCGAACTTCAGTCGGGCAAAAATTTCTTCGACCTGCTTCATTTCAAGTTCTGTACCGAGAACTTTATTGATTTTTCCAAGAGTGGTTGAAACAACTGCAGGCTTAACCTCCAAAGCATCAGCTTCGACAACTCCGCCTAGTACTTCACCGCCGGCAAGCTCGATCATTAGTTCAGCAGCACGTTCTGCAGCAGGACGGACTCTCTCAGGATCCACACCTTTTTCATAGCGAGAGCTTGCTTCGCTGCGCAAGCCATGGTCTTTTGAAGCTTTGCGGATCGCTCCTCCTGTGAAATAAGCGGACTCTAACATGACAGTCGTTGTGTCACTGCTGACCTCTGAATTCGCTCCGCCCATGACACCTGCAAGAGCTACTGGCTCAGTACCGTTTGTGATGACCAGGTGGTCCGGAGTCAACATACGTTTTACATCATCAAGCGTTTCAATCACTTCGCCATCCTTCGCACGGCGCACAAGGATTTCTTTTGAGCCCAATTTATCGTAATCGAATGCGTGTAGCGGCTGTCCGTACTCCAATAAAATGAAGTTTGTGATATCAACTACGTTATTGTGTGGACGGATGCCTGCAGCCATCAGCCTTGTTTGCAGCCAAACTGGAGATGGACCGACTTTGACATTCTTGATTACTTTCGCAACGTATAGAGGATTATCTTCT belongs to Mesobacillus sp. AQ2 and includes:
- the zapA gene encoding cell division protein ZapA; translated protein: MSDTKKNRSTVDIYGQQYTIVGIESTSHIRLIASMVDDKMREIGSANPSLDTSKLAVLTAVNAVNDYIKMKDRVESLEAEIKRLKD
- the rnhC gene encoding ribonuclease HIII, translating into MGNSVLQKRPEEIRKMKEYYSKFLIDKLPPGSVFAAKTPSCAITAYKSGKVLFQGKDGESEAAKWGTVTAPAAKKSAAPAPGAHLPKNIGEMAIIGSDEVGTGDYFGPITVVAAYVRRQDIPVLKELGVQDSKNLKDDKIIEIARQLVTFLPHSLLTLHNEKYNQMQMKGMSQGKMKALLHNQAINHVLDKIAPEKPEAILIDEFAKEPIYFAHLKGQRQIIRENVLFSTKAEGIHLGVAAASMIARYAFVRHFENLSKRAGFTIPKGAGAAVDKAAARLILEKGVDVLPEFVKLHFANTEKAKKIARV
- the pheT gene encoding phenylalanine--tRNA ligase subunit beta; this translates as MLVSYKWLQEYIDLEGVSAEELAEKITKSGIEVEGVEKLNEGLKGVVVGHVLECEKHPNAEKLNKTLVDIGTGEPVQIICGAPNVGKGQKVAVATVGAVLPGNFKIKKAKLRGEESHGMICSLQELGIEGKLAPKEYAEGIYNFTPETEIGQDALEVLNRDDEILELGLTPNRADAMSMLGVAYEVGAILGEEVKLPNPQPETSSEQASNYINVTVDAKEDNPLYVAKVIKNVKVGPSPVWLQTRLMAAGIRPHNNVVDITNFILLEYGQPLHAFDYDKLGSKEILVRRAKDGEVIETLDDVKRMLTPDHLVITNGTEPVALAGVMGGANSEVSSDTTTVMLESAYFTGGAIRKASKDHGLRSEASSRYEKGVDPERVRPAAERAAELMIELAGGEVLGGVVEADALEVKPAVVSTTLGKINKVLGTELEMKQVEEIFARLKFETSVDNETITVTVPTRRGDITIEEDLIEEVGRLYGYDNLPTTLPIGPSTPGHLSEYQKKRRVVRRFMEGAGLYQAVTYSLTSAEKATQYALDQREPVELAMPMSEDRSLLRLSIVPQLLEVLKYNNARQIDSVAVYETGAVFLKNSNDELPEEREHLAAAITGLWESHPWQGEKKPVDFFVLKGIVEGLFAKLGLESQLGFQKAELDGLHPGRTGEILLNDKVIGFIGQVHPTMQKSLDLKETYVFELSLKALLEAETAPLQYTAIPRYPSITRDIALVVDKGTAAGDLEKIITEAGGSLLKEVNVFDLYEGEKMEQGKKSLAFSLKYFDPEKTLTDEDIAKAHNKVLAALEEKAGAVLRG